CGCGCCGGGCCGGTGCAGATGGATGGTGGTGCCGTCGTCGGTGCTGCGGCCGATCACGGACAGGCCGCTGGAGCCCCGGGCGAGCCCCGACGGATAGGACGGCTCCAGACCGGGGACGGCGGGCTCGTCGGGCCCACCGCCGAAGGGCTGGCGCATCCACACGCCGAACTCGTCGCCGTCGGTGTCGGCGAACCACCAGATCCACTCGCCGGTGGGGTCGACGCCGCCCATCCAGGTGCCGTTCGGCCGGTCGGTGACCTGCCGGCGCGCCCCGGTCTCTCGGTCCCAGGCGTAGAGCTCCCAGGTGCCGGTGACGTTCGACCGGTACAGCGAGCGGTGCGGTGCGTCCTTGGCCCAGCCGGGCAGGCTCACCCGGGCCGCGCGGAACCGGGCCTTCCAGCGTTCGTCGTCCACCATGCGCCCCAGTATCTCCGACGACCGAGGATGACCGACCCGGCCGGCACAGATGTGGATAACCGTCCAGCGAAGGCAGGTCGGACGAGCGGTCCCGGAGACGCGTCAGCCGGTGGGTTCGGGCACGGCGGAGCCGTCCGAGGTCTCCCACGAGGGGTCCGGAGGTGTGGCGGGGATGCCGCTGGTGTCGGCGGGGTTGAGATGGCGGTGGACGGCCCGTGCCACACGTTCGATGGTGCGGATCCCGTAGGACATCGACGGGGTGTCCTGGGTGAGGACGACGATCGTGTAATCGCGGTCGCCTCCCCGGAAGGCACCGATGCTGTGGACCCGCCAGTAGCGGCCGTGGCGGGGCAGCCATCCGTTCTTGAGATGCATGCGCGAACCCTTGGGAGCCCCCGCCGGAACGCCCCAGCGCTGGGAGGACACCACCTCGGACATCAGCTTCAGCGCGTACGCCCGGGATGTGTCGTTCAGGAGCCCGTTCCGGTGGGTGAGCACGCGCAGCAGGCGGATCTCGTCGCGGGCGGTGATCTGGGTGAGGCCCCAGTAGCCGCCCTTCCCCAGCCTGGTCTGCGTCATGGCGGCGCGGTCGAGGAAGCGCTGCAGCCGGGTCCGGCCCAGCGAGCGCCACAATTGCGAGGTGGCGTCGTTGTCCGAGCGGGTGATCATGGCGCGGGCGAGCGACCGTTCCCGGGAGGTGAGGGAGCGGCGGCGGTCCATGGCGCGGCGGAGCAACACGCCGAGCACGGTGACCTTGACGACGCTCGCCGAGTCGTAGCGGCGACCGCCCCGTACCCAGCAGGTGAGCCCTCGGCGGTGGTCGTACACGCCGACGGCCTCGGTGCCGGTGCGCGCGGACAGGGCGGACGTGATGGCATGGCCCAGACGGCGCGCGACGACCGGGTGGCGTCGCGAGGCGCAGGGTTGGGAAGCGGCGTCGTCGGTGCCGGGCGCGGCGGCGTGGGCGGGTGTCCAGGGAGCCACGAGGGCCAGGGAGAGCGCGATGGCGGCGAGGGCGGGGCGCATGTCGGTCACGGTAGTGATCTCGCCCCGGCCAGATCCGTCGAATCCCCGGGAATCGCACGTCATCCACAGGCTGTGGACAAAGAATGCCCAGCCAATGATCCACAACCTGTGGACAACCGTCCCCGAAGGGAACCCGACGTCCGACCTCGGGTGATCGGCGGTGAAGTGTCACGTTCCGGACACCGGATCCGCGTCACGCGGTCACCGGCCGCTGGGTTACGCTCGGCGCGTTCGGCGGGGCTCCCCCGGATCATGGAGAAAGGCAGCTCATGCTGAAGGCACGTGTCGCCGCCCTGACGGTGACCTTGGCGCTGGCCGGTGGGACGCTCACCGCCTGTTCCGAGGACCGCTGGTGCGAACAGGACGCCACCGACACCAAGGTGGCGGACCGGTTCTGCGAGCAGGGCGTCCCCGGGTACGAGTGGGAGCCCGACGGCGACGGCAAGAAGAAAAAGAAGAAGCGCAAGAAGTCCCTGGGCGTCGTGACCCCGGACACCCGCGCGACCGCCTGACCGCCTGACCGCCGGGACCACGACCCCGCCCGATCAGCCGGGATTGACCTCAACCGTCCTTGAGGTCGCATTCTGGTACCCGTAACCGATGATGTGAGCGAGGCGGGGTGCCCGATGGACATGCAGATGACCGCGTGGATGTCACTGCGCAGTCAGGTGAACGCCAAGGACGGGAACCACCCGTTCTCCCGGCGGACGTTGCGGCGGATCGGCGAGTTCGCCCGGCCGCATCGCAGGAGGCTGGTGGCGTTCCTGACGTTCAGCACGGTGATCGCGGTGCTGGCGGTGGCCACGCCGGTGCTGGCCGGGCAGGTCGTCAACGCCATCGTGGACGGCGACGAGACGAGCGTCGTGGTCACCCTGGCCGCGGTGATCGCCGGGCTGGCGATCGCCGAGGCCGCG
The DNA window shown above is from Thermomonospora umbrina and carries:
- a CDS encoding serine hydrolase, whose protein sequence is MRPALAAIALSLALVAPWTPAHAAAPGTDDAASQPCASRRHPVVARRLGHAITSALSARTGTEAVGVYDHRRGLTCWVRGGRRYDSASVVKVTVLGVLLRRAMDRRRSLTSRERSLARAMITRSDNDATSQLWRSLGRTRLQRFLDRAAMTQTRLGKGGYWGLTQITARDEIRLLRVLTHRNGLLNDTSRAYALKLMSEVVSSQRWGVPAGAPKGSRMHLKNGWLPRHGRYWRVHSIGAFRGGDRDYTIVVLTQDTPSMSYGIRTIERVARAVHRHLNPADTSGIPATPPDPSWETSDGSAVPEPTG